Proteins encoded within one genomic window of Hahella chejuensis KCTC 2396:
- a CDS encoding DUF2254 domain-containing protein — MLDKLEFILNRIRERLWVKPLIVCLLSIAAALASRAADSFGAEMGLEQWTPEVSKESLVELLKICAASMLVIATLAVASMVSAYASAASTATPRTFALVIADDVSQNALSTFIGAFIFSIVALVALMNGYYGNSGRFVLCAITLAILALVIVTFVRWVDRIARLGRLGAVIEKVETATAHSLKRRRSQPTMRCAAISGSSDDGQPVFTQQVGYVQHIEYDKLQARAKKHDIHIRVAALPGAFVCPGAPIAFILGGDNDNPDNKDQGDGGDTKLNAKTVEEAFVIGRNRLFDEDPCFGFTVLSEIAIRGLSPAVNDPGTARDIVGAMGRLFVLWMEPDAKKTVEDSCEFDRVQVPELSLWDMFDDAFTAIAREGADAPMVHLRLQETLYALAHFADGAMRDMAVKHSRLALARVEQRLTLEDDLEVIRKTGLCGELSSEGDDRRP, encoded by the coding sequence ATGCTCGATAAACTGGAGTTTATTCTCAACCGCATCAGGGAGCGGCTTTGGGTCAAGCCGTTAATTGTCTGCCTGCTTTCCATTGCCGCGGCGCTGGCGTCCAGGGCGGCGGATTCGTTTGGGGCTGAGATGGGCTTGGAGCAGTGGACGCCGGAGGTGTCGAAGGAATCGTTGGTCGAGCTGTTGAAAATCTGCGCCGCCAGTATGCTGGTCATCGCCACTCTGGCGGTGGCTTCCATGGTGTCCGCCTATGCGTCCGCCGCCAGCACCGCCACCCCGCGCACATTCGCACTGGTGATTGCGGATGATGTTTCGCAGAACGCGCTGTCCACTTTCATTGGCGCCTTTATTTTCAGCATTGTCGCGCTGGTCGCCCTGATGAATGGCTACTACGGCAATAGCGGGCGCTTTGTATTGTGCGCCATTACGCTGGCGATATTGGCGTTGGTGATCGTCACCTTTGTGCGTTGGGTGGATCGCATCGCCCGTTTGGGGCGTTTGGGCGCAGTGATCGAAAAAGTAGAGACAGCTACGGCGCACTCCCTCAAACGCAGGCGTTCTCAGCCTACTATGCGATGCGCTGCAATCAGCGGGAGCTCCGACGATGGTCAGCCGGTTTTCACGCAGCAAGTCGGATATGTGCAGCATATCGAGTACGATAAATTGCAAGCTCGCGCTAAAAAACATGACATCCACATTCGGGTGGCGGCGCTGCCCGGCGCCTTCGTATGCCCCGGCGCACCCATCGCCTTTATACTCGGAGGCGATAACGACAATCCTGACAACAAAGACCAAGGTGATGGCGGCGACACAAAGCTTAACGCCAAAACTGTGGAAGAAGCATTCGTGATCGGGCGCAATCGTCTGTTCGATGAAGACCCCTGCTTTGGCTTCACTGTGCTGTCTGAGATCGCTATCCGCGGGCTGTCGCCTGCGGTCAATGATCCTGGTACGGCGCGAGACATTGTTGGCGCAATGGGGCGTTTGTTTGTTCTCTGGATGGAGCCCGATGCGAAAAAGACGGTGGAGGATAGTTGTGAGTTTGACCGCGTGCAGGTCCCCGAACTGTCTCTTTGGGATATGTTTGACGACGCCTTTACGGCGATCGCCAGGGAAGGAGCGGACGCCCCGATGGTCCATTTGCGATTGCAGGAGACGCTCTACGCGCTGGCCCACTTTGCGGACGGCGCCATGCGCGATATGGCGGTAAAGCATTCCCGACTGGCATTGGCCAGGGTGGAGCAGCGCTTAACTCTGGAGGATGATCTGGAAGTGATTCGCAAGACCGGGCTGTGCGGTGAATTATCGTCGGAGGGCGACGACAGAAGGCCTTAA
- a CDS encoding DNRLRE domain-containing protein, with product MNNDKPILAVIAGLTLAATGSTALAAPTQIRVVWDHDPAHEAIIAFSEGSGGSPYLLWGDSTDENSWENTAYQKSYTFDGSLRSYFVRLSDLQPGADYYFRACDSKGCGDRFWFTTAQDNAADLTFIAGGDSRSNPTARRQGNRLVSKVRPQFVLFGGDLTDDNRASEVDEWLDNWTETYSNDVIDGVDYKRVYPLVPTVGNHEDNDQTFICKVFGVDANKDGSCTLEDTYFAFTIGGGQARFYTLNTEFRNSGYEAEWREQMDWLKADLASDGSGVTWRMTQYHKPMFPRTTSKPSKYDKMYEWAQPFYTYKMNLSFESDSHLVKYTWPVVPDNGGYAQAAAGTLYVGEGSWGAPTRSADRYANWIIDQDSFAQLKIVQFSGDEVLVRTARFSGEGDVTGLSKAQRDSDPLALPSGLNLWKPQTVGEVMKLTRSGDGLTQVDGGSDPGDPGDPGDGGSSTVAAGQDVTVGSDGFYNNGNDVYADGSDGGQELRALLSWDLSAIPADASVDSVELALQVVNSSSGEYSVYAGSTGWSEKGADWSAASQTGVKVGIFTPSSKGGVSIRLNEEGRRLVQGWISGEEANNGLIIASMGTSDGVDFVSREGGQAAKLIVAHQSGDDSSGRGSKSLSSDQDVSVGSQGRRRNTRRLEADGSDGGQELRVLMHWNLSDLPAQARVTSVKAEFSIVDPSSGSYSLYPAKGDWSESAAQWSDADTSSGKVATFTPSNNGSLSVNLGAAGVELVQSWLSGAPNNGLVLSSDGTSNGVDIESRESSRAPKLIVEYEL from the coding sequence ATGAATAACGATAAACCCATTCTCGCCGTAATCGCCGGTTTAACCCTGGCGGCGACCGGGTCCACTGCGTTGGCGGCGCCGACGCAGATTCGCGTGGTCTGGGACCACGATCCCGCCCATGAAGCCATTATCGCCTTCTCCGAGGGCTCCGGCGGTTCTCCTTATCTTCTGTGGGGCGATAGCACCGACGAGAACAGCTGGGAGAACACCGCCTATCAGAAGAGCTACACCTTCGACGGCAGTCTGCGCAGCTATTTCGTACGTCTGTCGGATCTGCAACCGGGCGCTGACTACTACTTTCGCGCTTGCGACAGCAAAGGCTGCGGCGATCGATTCTGGTTCACCACCGCCCAGGATAACGCGGCGGACCTGACCTTCATCGCCGGCGGCGACTCCCGCAGCAATCCAACGGCGCGTCGTCAGGGGAACCGTCTGGTCAGCAAAGTGCGTCCTCAATTCGTTCTGTTTGGAGGCGACCTCACCGACGATAACCGCGCCAGCGAAGTGGACGAATGGCTGGATAACTGGACCGAAACCTATTCCAACGACGTCATCGACGGCGTGGATTACAAACGGGTGTATCCGCTGGTTCCTACAGTGGGCAACCACGAGGACAACGACCAGACCTTTATCTGTAAGGTTTTTGGCGTAGACGCCAACAAAGACGGCTCCTGTACGCTGGAGGACACCTATTTCGCCTTCACCATCGGCGGCGGACAGGCGCGTTTCTATACGCTGAACACCGAATTCCGCAATTCCGGCTATGAGGCGGAATGGCGCGAGCAGATGGACTGGCTGAAGGCGGATCTCGCCTCTGACGGCTCCGGCGTGACATGGCGCATGACTCAGTATCACAAGCCTATGTTCCCGCGCACCACGTCAAAGCCGTCCAAGTACGACAAGATGTACGAGTGGGCGCAGCCGTTTTATACCTACAAGATGAACCTGTCGTTCGAGTCGGACAGCCATCTGGTGAAATACACCTGGCCGGTTGTGCCGGATAACGGCGGCTATGCGCAGGCGGCCGCCGGCACGCTGTATGTGGGTGAGGGCAGCTGGGGCGCGCCCACGAGATCCGCGGATCGTTATGCGAACTGGATCATCGATCAGGACAGCTTTGCACAGTTGAAAATCGTGCAGTTTTCCGGCGACGAGGTGCTGGTGCGCACTGCTCGTTTTTCCGGGGAGGGCGATGTGACGGGCCTTTCCAAGGCGCAGCGCGACTCTGATCCATTGGCGTTGCCTTCTGGTCTCAACTTGTGGAAACCGCAGACTGTCGGAGAAGTCATGAAACTGACCCGTTCCGGCGATGGCCTCACGCAGGTGGACGGCGGCAGTGATCCCGGCGACCCGGGCGATCCAGGGGATGGCGGTTCCAGCACTGTTGCGGCGGGTCAGGATGTCACCGTTGGCAGCGATGGTTTCTACAATAACGGCAACGATGTCTATGCGGATGGTTCCGACGGCGGGCAGGAGCTGAGAGCGCTGTTGTCCTGGGACCTGAGCGCGATTCCTGCTGACGCCAGCGTTGATTCTGTAGAGCTGGCCCTGCAAGTCGTCAATAGCTCAAGTGGCGAATACAGCGTTTACGCAGGCTCCACTGGCTGGTCGGAAAAAGGCGCGGACTGGAGCGCGGCGTCACAGACTGGGGTTAAGGTGGGAATTTTCACTCCCTCGAGCAAGGGCGGCGTGAGCATCCGCCTGAACGAAGAAGGCCGTCGCCTGGTGCAAGGTTGGATTTCGGGCGAAGAAGCCAATAACGGTCTGATTATCGCCAGCATGGGCACGTCCGATGGCGTCGATTTCGTCTCCAGAGAAGGCGGCCAGGCCGCTAAACTGATCGTCGCCCACCAGTCTGGCGATGATTCGTCAGGACGCGGCTCCAAGTCGCTTTCCTCCGATCAGGATGTTTCTGTCGGTTCGCAAGGGCGTCGACGCAACACCCGCCGTCTGGAAGCGGATGGCAGCGATGGCGGTCAGGAATTACGCGTCCTGATGCATTGGAATCTGAGCGACCTGCCGGCGCAGGCCAGGGTCACCAGCGTAAAAGCGGAGTTCTCTATCGTTGATCCTTCCAGCGGCTCATATTCTCTGTACCCTGCAAAAGGAGACTGGAGCGAGAGCGCCGCTCAATGGAGCGATGCGGACACCTCCAGCGGCAAAGTCGCCACCTTCACTCCGTCCAACAACGGCTCCCTGTCCGTCAACCTGGGCGCGGCCGGTGTGGAACTGGTGCAAAGCTGGCTGTCCGGCGCGCCGAATAATGGCCTGGTGTTGTCATCCGACGGAACCAGCAACGGTGTGGACATTGAAAGCAGAGAAAGCAGTCGCGCGCCCAAACTGATCGTGGAATATGAGTTGTAG
- a CDS encoding DUF1566 domain-containing protein, with translation MSKRLRTQIIMGIALSIVAPAAMIVAMTVNGGQDAGASGEHAQRRIQAELARWRKLDADGAEVAPKLGPWACVADARNNVIWEVKSWQENVHYYKSSFSWRQGDRGEAERGSCILGDHIEPCDTEDLIQALNRVRHCGVASWRLPTIEELRSLQDRETYPGQPMINAYLFPRTVVGPYWSSTVRDGDSGDFSVMTFNFYQGSEQALPPRTVAWARLVSSMEQ, from the coding sequence ATGAGCAAGCGACTGCGCACTCAGATCATCATGGGAATCGCTCTTAGCATTGTGGCCCCGGCGGCGATGATTGTGGCCATGACCGTTAACGGAGGACAGGACGCCGGCGCGTCCGGCGAACATGCGCAACGCCGCATTCAGGCGGAACTGGCGCGCTGGCGCAAGCTGGACGCGGACGGCGCGGAAGTCGCGCCTAAACTTGGCCCATGGGCCTGCGTGGCGGACGCCCGCAACAACGTGATTTGGGAAGTAAAGAGCTGGCAGGAGAATGTCCATTACTACAAGTCCAGCTTTTCCTGGCGGCAGGGTGACCGCGGCGAGGCGGAGAGGGGCAGTTGCATCCTCGGCGACCACATCGAACCCTGCGATACCGAAGACCTGATCCAGGCCCTGAATCGGGTTCGACACTGCGGCGTCGCCTCCTGGCGCTTACCTACCATTGAGGAGTTGCGCTCCTTACAGGACCGGGAGACCTACCCGGGCCAACCTATGATCAACGCCTACTTGTTTCCCCGCACCGTCGTCGGACCCTATTGGTCGTCCACGGTGCGGGATGGAGACAGTGGCGATTTCAGCGTCATGACATTCAATTTTTATCAGGGAAGTGAACAGGCCTTGCCCCCTCGCACGGTAGCGTGGGCGAGGCTGGTGTCTTCCATGGAGCAGTAG
- a CDS encoding ethylbenzene dehydrogenase-related protein, with protein MIFPPSHWLRVLLHLCAMSLFTVSLASGMRLAADGDWPLQEYWSAIAPQGDMISWHLSAALGWLAVSFTVSLAWLKKRSDRTQTRPKGFLIRALYLILPVQLLSGVIFYLGIGAGVLDWVLATHYWCALLLATLIVAHLMEQLALRGGRFLPAVFIPRRFSQGLGLLVFSCAAGAALWWGGGADSQALVVAPLAEKVRIQIDGAPDEDAWANAAPVTVTTYQGNDYDAVIPVEVRALANPYTIYFSISWPDAHADYSHLPLQKTQTGWKALHAGFEKDDERVYYEDKLAVMLSKGGGFGGDNSVHLGGRPLEGYPASRSGRGYHYTTDGSIRDVWHWKAVRGGDMAVLDDDHFGKPEAACAFCPRYKAGYQPDPVEDGGVRQNWEWFRTSGVTPLRTPRDGPGVTKGENAMTWYGSRAYTAERDETPVGDGLPSVLWMSHYEGDRGDVRGRAQWRDGRWYLELARARETGSPFDIPIEDGVFMWVAPFDHAQTRHAYHHRPLRLRVSP; from the coding sequence ATGATCTTTCCCCCTTCTCACTGGCTACGCGTTTTACTTCACCTCTGTGCGATGTCTCTGTTTACTGTCAGTCTGGCCAGCGGCATGCGCCTGGCGGCGGACGGCGACTGGCCATTGCAGGAGTACTGGTCCGCCATCGCTCCTCAGGGCGATATGATTTCATGGCACTTAAGCGCAGCCCTGGGCTGGCTGGCGGTAAGCTTTACTGTGTCGCTCGCCTGGCTGAAAAAGCGCTCGGATAGGACGCAAACCCGCCCCAAAGGTTTTCTGATACGCGCGCTTTACCTGATTTTGCCGGTACAGCTGCTTAGCGGCGTTATCTTTTATCTCGGTATTGGCGCAGGCGTGCTTGATTGGGTGCTGGCCACCCATTACTGGTGCGCTCTGCTGTTGGCCACTCTGATTGTCGCCCACCTGATGGAGCAACTGGCGTTGCGAGGGGGACGTTTTTTGCCTGCGGTCTTTATCCCCCGCAGATTCTCCCAGGGGCTGGGGTTATTAGTCTTCTCCTGTGCGGCGGGCGCCGCGCTTTGGTGGGGAGGGGGAGCGGACAGTCAGGCGCTGGTGGTCGCGCCGCTGGCGGAAAAGGTCCGTATTCAGATTGATGGGGCGCCGGACGAAGACGCCTGGGCGAATGCGGCGCCCGTCACGGTGACCACCTACCAGGGCAACGATTATGACGCTGTCATACCCGTCGAAGTCCGGGCGCTGGCGAATCCTTATACGATCTATTTCTCCATTAGCTGGCCTGACGCTCACGCGGATTACAGTCATCTTCCGCTGCAAAAGACGCAGACCGGCTGGAAGGCCCTGCATGCGGGCTTCGAGAAAGATGACGAGCGGGTTTATTACGAGGATAAGCTGGCGGTGATGCTGTCCAAAGGCGGCGGCTTTGGCGGCGATAACAGCGTTCATCTGGGCGGTCGTCCTTTGGAGGGGTATCCGGCCAGTCGTTCGGGACGCGGCTATCATTACACGACAGACGGGTCGATTCGCGACGTCTGGCATTGGAAAGCGGTGCGCGGCGGCGATATGGCGGTGCTGGACGACGACCACTTCGGCAAGCCGGAAGCGGCCTGTGCGTTTTGCCCTCGATACAAAGCCGGCTACCAACCCGATCCGGTGGAGGATGGCGGCGTGCGCCAGAACTGGGAGTGGTTTCGCACCAGCGGCGTGACGCCACTGCGTACGCCCCGCGATGGTCCTGGCGTGACGAAGGGGGAGAACGCCATGACCTGGTATGGTTCGCGAGCTTACACGGCGGAGCGTGATGAGACGCCAGTGGGCGACGGTCTGCCTTCCGTACTTTGGATGAGCCATTACGAAGGCGATCGCGGCGACGTGCGCGGGCGGGCTCAATGGCGCGACGGGCGCTGGTATCTGGAGCTGGCCCGCGCCAGAGAGACAGGGTCTCCTTTTGATATTCCCATCGAAGACGGCGTGTTTATGTGGGTGGCGCCCTTTGATCATGCGCAAACCCGGCACGCCTATCATCATCGTCCACTCCGCTTAAGGGTGAGTCCATGA
- a CDS encoding TMEM165/GDT1 family protein has protein sequence MQAFLISTGIVALAEIGDKTQLLAFILAARFRKPVPIILGIFVATIVNHAFAGALGAWVTSLVTPEILRWVLGVSFIAMAGWMLVPDKFDESEAKFAKLGVFGTTVVAFFLAEMGDKTQVATVALAAQYSSFFWVVAGTTLGMMIANAPAVLLGDRIAHRMPVRVVHGVAALIFVVLGVATLLGAGARLGF, from the coding sequence ATGCAAGCTTTTCTGATTTCCACCGGCATCGTCGCGCTCGCAGAAATTGGCGACAAAACCCAATTACTGGCGTTTATTCTCGCCGCCAGATTCCGCAAGCCGGTTCCCATCATCCTCGGTATTTTCGTGGCCACCATTGTCAATCACGCCTTCGCCGGCGCTCTGGGCGCGTGGGTAACCTCTCTGGTGACGCCGGAAATACTGCGCTGGGTGCTGGGAGTCTCCTTTATCGCCATGGCCGGCTGGATGCTGGTTCCCGACAAGTTCGATGAAAGTGAGGCGAAATTCGCAAAACTGGGCGTATTCGGCACAACGGTCGTAGCGTTTTTTCTGGCTGAAATGGGGGATAAAACCCAGGTGGCCACCGTCGCTCTGGCGGCGCAGTACTCGTCTTTTTTCTGGGTGGTCGCCGGCACAACGCTGGGGATGATGATCGCCAACGCGCCAGCCGTATTGCTTGGAGATCGCATCGCCCACCGCATGCCGGTGCGGGTGGTGCATGGCGTGGCGGCGTTGATATTTGTCGTACTGGGCGTGGCGACGCTGCTGGGCGCCGGCGCCAGACTGGGATTCTAA
- a CDS encoding expansin EXLX1 family cellulose-binding protein, whose protein sequence is MSKLTFLIIGSILLLLCVRASYAENRVSATHTSAALHEGEGTYYFYNGGGHCSVPVPAMFTAAMNQTDYNGSQACGGCVKVTNRNNGKSVVARVDDSCPGCNPGDVDLTDAAFAQISPLEAGRIPISWDYVPCDYPSVLLYFMEGSSQWWTAVQVREQRYPVSSLAYRESGSTGSYQEIAREDYNYFVERSGMGTGPFDFRITDIYGHVLEAGNITLQSGVPINTQQQFPSMGTSGVINQADK, encoded by the coding sequence ATGAGCAAACTTACTTTTCTGATTATCGGCAGTATCCTGTTGTTGCTGTGTGTACGCGCCTCTTATGCGGAAAATCGAGTTTCTGCGACTCACACGTCCGCCGCGCTGCATGAGGGGGAAGGGACTTACTACTTCTACAACGGCGGCGGCCATTGCAGCGTTCCCGTGCCTGCGATGTTCACTGCAGCGATGAATCAGACCGACTATAACGGTTCCCAGGCTTGTGGCGGATGCGTCAAGGTGACCAACCGCAATAACGGCAAGTCCGTGGTGGCGCGCGTTGACGACAGTTGTCCCGGCTGCAACCCGGGAGACGTGGATCTGACCGACGCCGCCTTCGCGCAGATTTCGCCATTGGAGGCGGGACGCATTCCGATCAGCTGGGATTATGTTCCCTGCGATTATCCCTCTGTGCTGCTGTACTTCATGGAAGGTTCGAGCCAGTGGTGGACGGCCGTGCAAGTACGCGAACAGCGGTATCCCGTAAGCAGTCTGGCGTACCGGGAAAGTGGTTCAACCGGCTCCTATCAGGAGATCGCCAGAGAAGACTACAACTACTTTGTCGAACGTTCCGGCATGGGGACGGGCCCCTTTGATTTTCGCATCACGGACATCTATGGACATGTGTTGGAAGCAGGGAATATAACCCTTCAGTCTGGCGTCCCTATCAACACGCAGCAACAGTTTCCCAGTATGGGGACATCCGGCGTTATTAATCAGGCAGACAAATAG